Within the Tenrec ecaudatus isolate mTenEca1 chromosome 7, mTenEca1.hap1, whole genome shotgun sequence genome, the region CGACAGCCCCTGTGGGGAGGCAAGAGCCTTCCATCTGAGGCCCAGAAAGGTGTTCTCGTCAATTCAAGGGGACTGAAGGAGGTGGCGGGCCTTCCGGTTCTAAGCAgtttgtgtgtaaacaggacaggGAAATTCAGACATAGAGCTCCTCAGGGAAGAGGCAAACCCACCTTGCGTCTCTTGGCAGGCATACCGCTGAGGTAGGCGTCACTCAGGGGCGGCTGCGGTTTCACCTTCCGTTGGCTCTGAATGTCCTGCTGGATGATAGGGACCCATTCCTGGGGAGGCAAACAAGGTGACATGAGGCTGCAGGGGTTCCCACCCCTCAGGTGCCTCGACCCACCGCCAGGTGAGCGTCCCTCGTGGTGCTTACTGGGGGGACTGCAGCTGCCCAAGGTTCTGTATCAGCTGAAGCTCCATCTTGCTCATCTCGGGAGCCCCCCTCAGGAGCTGGGGGTGGGCCTCGGGACATGGCTTCTTCTGCTGTTGTTCCCGGGGCTGGGGAAGCGTTCTCCCGCTGGCAGACAAAGCAGAAAGACCCCCGCCTTCAGAATCTGAGCCCCGCTCCTGTCAGCTTTCCCTTGCTCGCCACATGACTGTCCCCTCAACTCCTTCCTCCCTGGTACCTGGGGTTCAGGGGACGTTCTCTCTGCTCCCTGGACTTCCATTGGCTCCTCAGGAAGCGCCTGTGGGATTGGAAAGGCACTTGGGTCACTCTAGTTCCCGCAAGCCCTCTGACCCCACAGCCCCCCATCAGGTCCCTTACGTACCTGGGGTGGATCACCAACTCTACGGACGTATCTCAGGATGGCGTCAGGGCCTACAGGCATGTGTTCTAGTACCACCTGAAGCCGCAGTCCCATCATCGTGGTCAGCCAGCTCACCAAAGACGGATTCACCCCACGCGACATGCGGCGCTGAGGGAAAGCAAACGGGCCGGTCCCATCAACAAAACCCCCATGAGCCTCTGAACGCTAGCTCCCGGGTAGAGGCGGGAAATGAAAACCGCAGGATGCTGAAGAGAATGGAGACCCAGGGAATGTAAAGGCTGGGAAGCAGGGCTTGGTCGTGCTTACAATTCGGCCATTGATAACAGCAGCCAGCTCCATCTGCTGTCCCCCCAAGCAGTGCAGGTTCAGGGCCAGGCATTCAAACAGGCCCTGGTTACACAACTCCAGCAGCCGGGCTCCAAATCCACTGTCTGTGGGCAAGCcagggggggtgagggtggactCCGCAGGCTAGCATGCCCAGCCCCACCATCCCTGCCCGGGCCTGGCACCCTGACCTGCGCAGTGCAGCACGTGGGCAGCAATGCTATTAAACTGCTCTTGGAGAAATTCCAGGTTTGTCCGAATGATGTCCACGCCTGGCTGGACCTCCACCAGAGACTGTGACACAAGACACACAGAGAACCCCGAATCAGGACGCTTAGACAGCAGGCAACAAGGAGAAGGCAGTGTGAACTAGCAGACGTCCTAAGGGGCGGgagagggcagggcagaggcAGGGACACTCACAAAACTCTCCCGCACGTATTCTTCTAGCCCGTTGATCAGCGTGTGGGTTGCCGTCTACCAGGAGAACAACACTGggttagacagttccctgccgcTATCCCGCTGGGTGGGGCTTAGCTGTCCAGCTTCAGCTGGCAGAGCAGAGTCAGGAGGGCAGGGGGGGGCGGCTCTGGCACCCAGGGCCTTCATTTACCCGGATGTTACCAGGTGTGGGGTCCTGGCCACCCAGGTAGTGCTGGTGGAAAAAGGCTCGCAGCTGGGGCTGGAGCCGCTGAAGGGGCTGGAAATGTCCATGGAGCAGCATCACCACGTCCACCATGGAGAAGTTCTGGCACAGGAGCGAGAGCAGAGCCCCAAAGAATCCTGGGGGCAGGGCAGCAGTTAGTTGGAGCCCTGACCACCTTCGGGCCTCACCCATCTTGGGCACCCCCACTTAGAAAAGACCAGCGGGTCTCACCGAGGGCCCCATCCGCCCCAGGCTCAAAGATGTTGCTGGAGCCACTGAGGCGCTGTATGAAGGCTGCGATGCTCTCACTGCTACCGGCCCTCGCGCCCAAGGAGCCCAGCAGGGAGCTCAGCACACCCTGCACCACCGACGTGAAGAACTCTGGGGGCAGGCTCTCGGGACCCAGGCCTCCAGGGCTCCCCGCGCCTCCAGGAGGGGACCCCGGAGGGGGAGAAGCCTGCTGCTCCGGGGcagggggtggcggtgggggtggcGCGGCCGTCTGAGTTGCCTGGCAAGCAGAGAAGCGATACAACAGGTGAGGTGAGACTAGGGACAAGGGCAGCAAACGGAGTCGGGCGGACATACACACACCAATTTCAGGGAAGGGTGTGAGTCAGGCTCTGGTCTTTACTCTGCGAAATTACTCAGGGTTCCATGGGAGGTTTCGGCTGAGTCATCTCCTCTCCCTTTCTGAACGTTAAGTCAGGAACTACTTACTATCTTCTCTCTACACCTCGTTTTCTGCTCTTCAAACCAGGGCAGGGGGGAGAGCCAAGGAACACCCAGTAATCCACTCCCACTCTGTACCCCCCAGGGAGCTAGCCCAGGGTCGATCAGGCCTGTCACTCATGACAACCTTGAAATGATTCGAGAGCCATAAATAGATCCTCATCAACAAACTAAATCGCTATGATCTGAATAGCATCCTTCACAGTTCTATTTCACTTCAAAGCCACAAGCAAGCATCCAGAGCTTATGGCGGTTTGCCGACCCCTGAGCTAGAAGGCAGGCCCACAGCCTGGCTGTACTCAGAGAGAAAGGCCGAGGGGCAGGCTTATCTGGGCCTTCACCTGCAAGAAGTCAGTCATGCCCTGGAGGAAGGCCGGAACCCCAGGCATAGCTACAGTGATGGTGGGGGACGACGCCATGCCAGGcgctccagccccaggccccgCTGGTGCCAGGAGGTTCCCCAGGAGCTGGGACAGCTGAAGGTCGGCCGTGGAGGGTTGTGGGGGTGGAGGCTGGGCAGgcccgcctggggcagggccagcGGTGGTGGCCGTGTTGGTGGTGCCGGCACTGGCagaggcagtggcaggggctggaggTGAAGCCATCCCCGGGCTCCCTTGAGCTGTGGGGACCCAAAGGGACAAAGTTGACATATGAAGAACAACAAGATGCCACCCCAGCTCCCCGCACCCCCCAATTACAGCCTTTCCAGCgggaacgcacacacacacacaaagcactcCCCAGGAGAAGCCTGGAGCACCAGCAGGcccgctggggagggagggagggcccaAACCACAGGACATTTCGTCAGGGTGAAGTGACAAAGGAGACTCACCCACAAGGACGGGCTGCATGAGAAGCTGCCCTACGAGGCCGCTCACCATCTGGGCCAAGGAGGCGTTGGTGCCCAGCCCGGCACCCTGCTGGGAAGGGCAGCTAACATCAGTCCTGCCCTTGTCACCAGTAGGCAGGAGTCTCTCTCAGCCCTCCTCACCTACTCACCAGAGTGCCAGAGACTGGGGGCCCCCCCGGGTGAGAAGGACGAGCCTGTGGAGGGGTGGGCCGGGCAATCACCACCCGGGTAGGAGCTGTTGGAAAACCTGGCACTTGCTGTCCTGTGGATGACAGAGGGGAGAGACCAGAGAAAGCTGAGAGCCAGGCTCCAGCCCACCAGCCGATGGCACCCGCCACCTTGGATGGTGACCCTCCTCCCAGGCCGCCCCTGTCAGGTCATTACCTGTGGCCGCGGAGGCAACAGCTGCCACCATGGCCTGATGAGTGATCTGGTGGGCGACGGCGTGCATGAACtcagggggcagggagggcagcTGGATGAGGGTGGAGCCTGGGGGGTGGGTCTGATGTAGCTTTGAACCTGGACCCCCTTCAACCCACCCACTCGGCCCTGCCCCTTGTCTACCAAGAGCTTAACCGACTCTGATGCCCTCATTCTTACCCAGGGTTTGGCCGTGACCAGGGGGTCCAAGAGGGCCAGCAGGAGCACTCGGAACCCCACCAGGCTGCGTGGCAGAATCTGGAACGAGAGACAGAGAGTGGTCCCGTCAGCCTGGCGAGGCCATCCTCGGAGCTCAGCCAGCCAGCTTCGGAGACCTGTTCTCCCTCGTGTCTTTACCACGGACACCAACTCCTCGGGTCCCTGGCCCCGCACACAGGTGCTGCTCCCCGGGCTGCCAATGCCAGTTGTGGCCCGTCTCCTCGccctcccctccctgcagccCTCCTGGCTGGCCCTGCACTCACCCTGAATGTTCATGTGCATCATCACCACGGGCTCCACGCTCTGGTGGGAAATGCGGATGACCCTCGGGTGGCTGGCGGTTGGGGGCGGTGCTGGTCCCGGCCCCGGGGGGGGAGCCCCCTCAGTGGAGGACTCAGCAGTGGTAGAGGAGGGAGCCATCGACGAGGCCTGCCCAGGACCTGGGGGAGGTGCCTCCGCACTGGCAGCCGGGGGGGGCCGAGTCCCATTCCCCGTCATGGTCACAGTGGTGCCAACATTGATCTGGAGACAGATGGACAGGTAGCAGTGACAAAGCCTCAGAGCCTACTCTTGATTCACCTCTGAGGACCCCTACGCTCCAGCAAGTCTCCAGCCCTCCTATCAGTCTGCAAACTCCAACACTCCCACCCCGCTCCCCGCCCACCTGGATGGGAATGGCCGCCTGCTGGAGCACCATAGGGGTGGTGTAGTGGGACATGGGCCGGACCACATGTAGGTGCCGTGGGGGGGCGCAGGCCAGGTTGCAGCGCAGGTCCGACAGCGCCACGAAGGTGTTGCCCAGCAGCCGCAGGCTCTCCGCCACCAGGTTGACCAAGCGCTGGTCCTCCTCTCGGCCTTCGTGCTGCAGCCGGGGAACAGTGCGGATCAGCCGGGCACCCGCCTCCCCAACCAAGGACCACTACCTTCCCAGGAGGCCACGCCCCTAAATGGCAGCCACGGGCTTGTCTGTAAAGTTGGCTTTATAGGCTTCAAAACTCGACTCTTGAAGCAAACCCACCAGCGAATCAAGCCAAGGTTCAGAGTCTAGCTTCCTCCCcaagtttcccccccccccccatttactTGGGGGAACAGGGTTCTAAGGATCACATCCCCTTCCTGGGAAGGGCAGAGATGACTGGCTTACGATCtagagcaggtgtcctcaaactgcggcccgccgAGAACATTCATCCGGCCTGCCGGGCgtttgtttgtgccccgtttggttttttacttcaaaataaaatgtgcagtgtgcataggaatttgttcacgattttttttttaactatagtccggccctccaacgggtccgagggacagtaaactggccccccgttttaaatttgaggacccctgatctagagATAAGTCGTTTCATGACAGaccgtggggggggggcggatttCTGTTCAGGGGGCGACTCAGGGGTGAGGGCTCACGTTGTTGTTATAGTCCGTGGTGGCGGCAGCACCCAGCACCTCATAGTAGCGCTGCAGGAAGGGCTGGAGGCGGCTCTCCAGCCGCTGCAGCTCCTGGAGCACCTCGACGTATTCcgcaggagaagggtggctgcagGCAACCCCGAGACACAGTGAGCACCCCGCTTCCCTCGGGCCTCCCAGCTGACTGACCCAAACCTCTCCTAGACTCAGAGAGCTTGTTGTGCTTGTCTCACTCTGCCCCCTAACACCCACACAGGAATagggggagagggaaagaaaCTGCATCCCGCTCCCCACTGGCTCATCCCTGTCCTCACAAGTGTCAGACACTCAACAGGAAAAAGAGGTGGAGCCATGTGGACTAGGGCAGCAGGCTAAGGAGGCACCAGGAGGCTCTCCCTGTGCTGGGGAGAGCAGGAACTCTGTTCAGCTGCCAGTCCTACCGCTGCGCCTAACAAAGCGCCCCCATGCCCCCAACAGCTAGCCAGCCACAGGAGTACGACTGACCACCACACCATCGGCCCTCCCATCATAATCACACCGCCCCAAGAGTGCCCTGTGTCCCTTACTTGGGTGCATTTGTCTCTGGTGCAGGCGTCAGTCCCGAAGGGGACGGACCAGCAGAAGGGGCAGGCTCCGGGCTCTGAGATGGGGCGTGCTCCTCGACCTCTTCCGCCGCCATAGGCTCCCGAGGAGGGGCTTCACTTTCCTCCGCGTCTGTTGTCTGGGAGCTCAAGGCTGCTGGCTCAGGGGCGGCCGTCGGCGTCTGGGGAGGCGGCTGGGCTTGAGGGGCCCCTCGACACTGAAGGCAAGAGAGTCAAGACACCAACGTGGGACCACTGCAGAACATTCCTTGGGTGAGCGTACCCAAAGTAGGCTGCCTAGGGGCAGGCTTCACATGGACATCTAAgcccttcaccccccaccccacccccggccttAAGGAAAAGACTTGCACCAATCAGGTGCCTGAAGCATGCTTGTAATATCTGCAAATGAACTGCCAGCCAAGAGCAGAGCTTGTGAACTCCCTCTCCAGGAGACGGGACGGGACGGAAAGGCGTCAGGTTGTGGCTGCATTATGAACTCGCAGAGTTTTGCTATCAGACATAATTAAGAACTTTTAAAATGTGGAAACCTTTTGTCCTACAAAGAAGAGATGCATGAGAATTATCTAGTCTGAAACAGACTTCCTACACAGCAGTTACCAAGAGGATCAGCAGGGACAAGAGAGCCTCCCAAAGTTACTTTCCCTGCTTGACAGAATGAAGACTGCCGACAGAGAGCCCAGCTCAGGGAGGCAGAATCCTGTGGACAGAGCCAGTCACACCCCCACACCCAGGCTGAGAGAAGGGACAGTGCAGAGATAAGACAGCGATACAAGCCAGCCCTGCCCACTCACCTCCATCCGGGACAACAGGGTCTGTATGTCCCTGATCATGTGCTGAGCCATTACCAGCCGTACCCGTGGTTCACTCTACGGAAAAAGAGAAGGGTCAATGAGAGCCAGATTGAGATGAAGTCATAAGCTCCACCGCGCTCacaaacccccacccccatcccccgcctACTCCAGCAGGATccagccctctccttagcctagccAGGTTCACCCCACCTCAAGGCCTCCTTCTCCCAGATCCCCTTCCCTGACCCTCCCAGGCCCCGGGATACCTGAATTGGGGCCTGTTCCATGTTGATGTGAACATCCACAGCAGAGCCGTCACTCTGGGGAAAGGGCGAGGGAAGTTGCTCTGGGAGAAGCCGGACTCTGGTCCCCACACTTCCAGCTCATTCTCTGGAGGCCAacaaccaccccacccctccaccccgggACCTCCCAGTTCAATTCAGACAAAGCCACCTGTTTAAGAGCTCTCTGCgagggggagagggtggggggaggacctgatgcggagggcttaagtggagagcaaatgctttgaaaatgatgagggcagggaatgtacggatgtgctttatacaattgatgtacgtatatgtatggattgtgataagagttgtatgagtccctaataaaatgtaaaaaaaaaaagaaagaaaatgattagggcaaagaatgtacacatgtgctttatacaattgatgtatgtatatgtatgaattgtgataagagttgtatgagcccctaatgtttttttttaaaaaagccaaaAAAAGCTCTCTGCTACCACAAACACGATTCACCTTTACCCACAAAAACCCTCCCGTGGGAACATAAACTTACAGGAAGATTGAAGGTTCCAACCATGACATAGCTGTTGGCATTCCGGTCATGAACTGAGGCCCCAGTACCCCGAGTACCAGGCTGGGGTCCCCCACCATGGGTAGTTGAAGGAGACCCGGTCCCAGAAGATGCTCCAGATGAAGGGAGCTGAGTCTGAGGAGGAGCCCGTTCCACCAAATGAATAACCTTTCCTCCAACATCTGGAGggggaagagaagacacagatgcACACCTAAATATCATACGATCAGATAAATgcagggacacccccccccccccagccacgcCTTGGCCTCTGGCCTGCCACGCTTACTGTATTCCTGGAGCGTCTTATCGTCCTGCAGCACACGCCCCTGGTAGATGAGCCTTTGCTTCTCGGACGGGATGCTAACAGAGGCGGCAATGTGCTCCTTAAACTCCTTCACGTTCATCTGCAAGCAGAGACACGGACAGGACTTCAGAAGGGAGGAAGGTGGAAGCACAGAGGCTCACAGTAGTGAGGGTTAAAAGCCATCATAAAATCACTACCCAGCTGTCTCAGCTGTGAGTTACTGTGCAACGGCTGAGAAATTATCTGTCAGGACACCGACAGTAAACGCCGGGAACCTCATATTGTAGACCCAGAAGAGcttcaaaacaaaaaacaagctaaAAATAGAAAAGCTAAGGCACACTGCTTTCTCATTCTACACTGGACTCCCAAGGGGGCGCGTTCCTCAAGCTACCACAGCAAACGCCCTTCTCCACGCGCAAAGTTACACCAGGGGTTTGCTCACTACTCAAAAGACCCCACTGCCACTGTGTCAGCTTCAACGCACAGCCCTATCATAAGCCAACTCCCTGCCAAGCAGCCCTTGCTGACCAGGTGcccctacaggtcagggtagaactacctgccCCTGGGACTTGCCAACACCAACTCTTGGCGGGATTATACAGTCCTGtcttccgaactgctgaccttgtagctagaatccaactcctaaccactacaccaccatggctctcaAGTCATGACAAAAGACAAGCGAGACAACTCCAGGGTGAGCCAGAAAGCCAACAAGCGAAGGGGAAGAAAAGGTTGCTGAGATAAACCTTTGTGGTTTTCTTTAACATGACGTGTTTAAAAACACCCAGGGACCAACCTGCTCACAATGTTGTCTCTAAGATAACCGTATCCACGGTATTATACgcaaagaaattaaaaatcagTCGCATATGTCAGCAATTCCACTCAGCACACAGTCAATTGGGGCTCTATTTCCATGATGAATTCTGCTTTCTGGTCTTAATAAGGTAGTATAGGACCTGGCCAATTCCTCTGTCTTCAAGACACGCTGTGTTTCAGACTTGTGTGTtatttttctcccccagagttgGAGCCATGCCTGCCTGGCCCTCTGGGCCTATAATGATAGCATGCTGAAGTCTCCTTCCTCTGTAATTCCCCTCGGCAGTGAGTTCTAGACAGGTGGGAGCTCAGGAGAAAAATCTCCCTTACTCATCCGAAATACCATCACCTCCTCAACCAACAGGGACAAACATCAGAATGAGCCGGTGGGAGAATCTAAACAAACACATCAATGCGGAAAATAAGCTGGGCCAGCAACTCCGCCTCCTGCCTCGAGTTACGGAGCCTGCAACAGAAAGAGGGTCTCCCAAAGTAGTGGGGGGGGGTCTCACCTGCGCCCCCACAATAAAGGTCCGCGTCTGAGAGTCCAgggtcttcaccagcacctccAGGCTGTCAGGCTCCTCCATAGTGGTACTGCTACTATCACTGGGCTCCATGGCGGACAGCTCGCTAAGGAAgaagcgggggaggggggacggaGGAGGGTCTGTCTGCGTCGCCCGGGCAGTCTATGTCGCCGGAGGCTTGAGTGCCCCGTCCCAATACCTAAAAAGTTTCTCCCGCAGAAGCACACGCACTCACACCCGCCCCCATCGCCCGTTCTGCTTCCTGGGGCAGCAAGAGCGCAACACAAAGGGCAACACGATCGACTCCCGGGGAGCtggagggcaggggaaggtgggaggggct harbors:
- the BAG6 gene encoding large proline-rich protein BAG6 isoform X8; the encoded protein is MEPSDSSSTTMEEPDSLEVLVKTLDSQTRTFIVGAQMNVKEFKEHIAASVSIPSEKQRLIYQGRVLQDDKTLQEYNVGGKVIHLVERAPPQTQLPSSGASSGTGSPSTTHGGGPQPGTRGTGASVHDRNANSYVMVGTFNLPSEPRVRLVMAQHMIRDIQTLLSRMECRGAPQAQPPPQTPTAAPEPAALSSQTTDAEESEAPPREPMAAEEVEEHAPSQSPEPAPSAGPSPSGLTPAPETNAPNHPSPAEYVEVLQELQRLESRLQPFLQRYYEVLGAAATTDYNNNHEGREEDQRLVNLVAESLRLLGNTFVALSDLRCNLACAPPRHLHVVRPMSHYTTPMVLQQAAIPIQINVGTTVTMTGNGTRPPPAASAEAPPPGPGQASSMAPSSTTAESSTEGAPPPGPGPAPPPTASHPRVIRISHQSVEPVVMMHMNIQDSATQPGGVPSAPAGPLGPPGHGQTLGQQVPGFPTAPTRVVIARPTPPQARPSHPGGPPVSGTLQGAGLGTNASLAQMVSGLVGQLLMQPVLVAQGSPGMASPPAPATASASAGTTNTATTAGPAPGGPAQPPPPQPSTADLQLSQLLGNLLAPAGPGAGAPGMASSPTITVAMPGVPAFLQGMTDFLQATQTAAPPPPPPPAPEQQASPPPGSPPGGAGSPGGLGPESLPPEFFTSVVQGVLSSLLGSLGARAGSSESIAAFIQRLSGSSNIFEPGADGALGFFGALLSLLCQNFSMVDVVMLLHGHFQPLQRLQPQLRAFFHQHYLGGQDPTPGNIRTATHTLINGLEEYVRESFSLVEVQPGVDIIRTNLEFLQEQFNSIAAHVLHCADSGFGARLLELCNQGLFECLALNLHCLGGQQMELAAVINGRIRRMSRGVNPSLVSWLTTMMGLRLQVVLEHMPVGPDAILRYVRRVGDPPQALPEEPMEVQGAERTSPEPQRENASPAPGTTAEEAMSRGPPPAPEGGSRDEQDGASADTEPWAAAVPPEWVPIIQQDIQSQRKVKPQPPLSDAYLSGMPAKRRKTMQGEGPQLLLSEAVSRAAKAAGARPLTSPESLSRDLEAPEVQESYRQQLRSDIQKRLQEDPNYSPQRFPNAHRAFADDP
- the BAG6 gene encoding large proline-rich protein BAG6 isoform X10; translated protein: MEPSDSSSTTMEEPDSLEVLVKTLDSQTRTFIVGAQMNVKEFKEHIAASVSIPSEKQRLIYQGRVLQDDKTLQEYNVGGKVIHLVERAPPQTQLPSSGASSGTGSPSTTHGGGPQPGTRGTGASVHDRNANSYVMVGTFNLPSEPRVRLVMAQHMIRDIQTLLSRMECRGAPQAQPPPQTPTAAPEPAALSSQTTDAEESEAPPREPMAAEEVEEHAPSQSPEPAPSAGPSPSGLTPAPETNAPNHPSPAEYVEVLQELQRLESRLQPFLQRYYEVLGAAATTDYNNNHEGREEDQRLVNLVAESLRLLGNTFVALSDLRCNLACAPPRHLHVVRPMSHYTTPMVLQQAAIPIQINVGTTVTMTGNGTRPPPAASAEAPPPGPGQASSMAPSSTTAESSTEGAPPPGPGPAPPPTASHPRVIRISHQSVEPVVMMHMNIQDSATQPGGVPSAPAGPLGPPGHGQTLGSTLIQLPSLPPEFMHAVAHQITHQAMVAAVASAATGQQVPGFPTAPTRVVIARPTPPQARPSHPGGPPVSGTLQGAGLGTNASLAQMVSGLVGQLLMQPVLVAQGSPGMASPPAPATASASAGTTNTATTAGPAPGGPAQPPPPQPSTADLQLSQLLGNLLAPAGPGAGAPGMASSPTITVAMPGVPAFLQGMTDFLQATQTAAPPPPPPPAPEQQASPPPGSPPGGAGSPGGLGPESLPPEFFTSVVQGVLSSLLGSLGARAGSSESIAAFIQRLSGSSNIFEPGADGALGFFGALLSLLCQNFSMVDVVMLLHGHFQPLQRLQPQLRAFFHQHYLGGQDPTPGNIRTATHTLINGLEEYVRESFSLVEVQPGVDIIRTNLEFLQEQFNSIAAHVLHCADSGFGARLLELCNQGLFECLALNLHCLGGQQMELAAVINGRIRRMSRGVNPSLVSWLTTMMGLRLQVVLEHMPVGPDAILRYVRRVGDPPQALPEEPMEVQGAERTSPEPQRENASPAPGTTAEEAMSRGPPPAPEGGSRDEQDGASADTEPWAAAVPPEWVPIIQQDIQSQRKVKPQPPLSDAYLSGMPAKRRKLRSDIQKRLQEDPNYSPQRFPNAHRAFADDP
- the BAG6 gene encoding large proline-rich protein BAG6 isoform X12; the encoded protein is MEPSDSSSTTMEEPDSLEVLVKTLDSQTRTFIVGAQMNVKEFKEHIAASVSIPSEKQRLIYQGRVLQDDKTLQEYNVGGKVIHLVERAPPQTQLPSSGASSGTGSPSTTHGGGPQPGTRGTGASVHDRNANSYVMVGTFNLPSDGSAVDVHINMEQAPIQSEPRVRLVMAQHMIRDIQTLLSRMECRGAPQAQPPPQTPTAAPEPAALSSQTTDAEESEAPPREPMAAEEVEEHAPSQSPEPAPSAGPSPSGLTPAPETNAPNHPSPAEYVEVLQELQRLESRLQPFLQRYYEVLGAAATTDYNNNHEGREEDQRLVNLVAESLRLLGNTFVALSDLRCNLACAPPRHLHVVRPMSHYTTPMVLQQAAIPIQINVGTTVTMTGNGTRPPPAASAEAPPPGPGQASSMAPSSTTAESSTEGAPPPGPGPAPPPTASHPRVIRISHQSVEPVVMMHMNIQDSATQPGGVPSAPAGPLGPPGHGQTLGQQVPGFPTAPTRVVIARPTPPQARPSHPGGPPVSGTLQGAGLGTNASLAQMVSGLVGQLLMQPVLVAQGSPGMASPPAPATASASAGTTNTATTAGPAPGGPAQPPPPQPSTADLQLSQLLGNLLAPAGPGAGAPGMASSPTITVAMPGVPAFLQGMTDFLQATQTAAPPPPPPPAPEQQASPPPGSPPGGAGSPGGLGPESLPPEFFTSVVQGVLSSLLGSLGARAGSSESIAAFIQRLSGSSNIFEPGADGALGFFGALLSLLCQNFSMVDVVMLLHGHFQPLQRLQPQLRAFFHQHYLGGQDPTPGNIRTATHTLINGLEEYVRESFSLVEVQPGVDIIRTNLEFLQEQFNSIAAHVLHCADSGFGARLLELCNQGLFECLALNLHCLGGQQMELAAVINGRIRRMSRGVNPSLVSWLTTMMGLRLQVVLEHMPVGPDAILRYVRRVGDPPQALPEEPMEVQGAERTSPEPQRENASPAPGTTAEEAMSRGPPPAPEGGSRDEQDGASADTEPWAAAVPPEWVPIIQQDIQSQRKVKPQPPLSDAYLSGMPAKRRKLRSDIQKRLQEDPNYSPQRFPNAHRAFADDP
- the BAG6 gene encoding large proline-rich protein BAG6 isoform X14 yields the protein MEPSDSSSTTMEEPDSLEVLVKTLDSQTRTFIVGAQMNVKEFKEHIAASVSIPSEKQRLIYQGRVLQDDKTLQEYNVGGKVIHLVERAPPQTQLPSSGASSGTGSPSTTHGGGPQPGTRGTGASVHDRNANSYVMVGTFNLPSEPRVRLVMAQHMIRDIQTLLSRMECRGAPQAQPPPQTPTAAPEPAALSSQTTDAEESEAPPREPMAAEEVEEHAPSQSPEPAPSAGPSPSGLTPAPETNAPNHPSPAEYVEVLQELQRLESRLQPFLQRYYEVLGAAATTDYNNNHEGREEDQRLVNLVAESLRLLGNTFVALSDLRCNLACAPPRHLHVVRPMSHYTTPMVLQQAAIPIQINVGTTVTMTGNGTRPPPAASAEAPPPGPGQASSMAPSSTTAESSTEGAPPPGPGPAPPPTASHPRVIRISHQSVEPVVMMHMNIQDSATQPGGVPSAPAGPLGPPGHGQTLGQQVPGFPTAPTRVVIARPTPPQARPSHPGGPPVSGTLQGAGLGTNASLAQMVSGLVGQLLMQPVLVAQGSPGMASPPAPATASASAGTTNTATTAGPAPGGPAQPPPPQPSTADLQLSQLLGNLLAPAGPGAGAPGMASSPTITVAMPGVPAFLQGMTDFLQATQTAAPPPPPPPAPEQQASPPPGSPPGGAGSPGGLGPESLPPEFFTSVVQGVLSSLLGSLGARAGSSESIAAFIQRLSGSSNIFEPGADGALGFFGALLSLLCQNFSMVDVVMLLHGHFQPLQRLQPQLRAFFHQHYLGGQDPTPGNIRTATHTLINGLEEYVRESFSLVEVQPGVDIIRTNLEFLQEQFNSIAAHVLHCADSGFGARLLELCNQGLFECLALNLHCLGGQQMELAAVINGRIRRMSRGVNPSLVSWLTTMMGLRLQVVLEHMPVGPDAILRYVRRVGDPPQALPEEPMEVQGAERTSPEPQRENASPAPGTTAEEAMSRGPPPAPEGGSRDEQDGASADTEPWAAAVPPEWVPIIQQDIQSQRKVKPQPPLSDAYLSGMPAKRRKLRSDIQKRLQEDPNYSPQRFPNAHRAFADDP
- the BAG6 gene encoding large proline-rich protein BAG6 isoform X3, which encodes MEPSDSSSTTMEEPDSLEVLVKTLDSQTRTFIVGAQMNVKEFKEHIAASVSIPSEKQRLIYQGRVLQDDKTLQEYNVGGKVIHLVERAPPQTQLPSSGASSGTGSPSTTHGGGPQPGTRGTGASVHDRNANSYVMVGTFNLPSEPRVRLVMAQHMIRDIQTLLSRMECRGAPQAQPPPQTPTAAPEPAALSSQTTDAEESEAPPREPMAAEEVEEHAPSQSPEPAPSAGPSPSGLTPAPETNAPNHPSPAEYVEVLQELQRLESRLQPFLQRYYEVLGAAATTDYNNNHEGREEDQRLVNLVAESLRLLGNTFVALSDLRCNLACAPPRHLHVVRPMSHYTTPMVLQQAAIPIQINVGTTVTMTGNGTRPPPAASAEAPPPGPGQASSMAPSSTTAESSTEGAPPPGPGPAPPPTASHPRVIRISHQSVEPVVMMHMNIQDSATQPGGVPSAPAGPLGPPGHGQTLGSTLIQLPSLPPEFMHAVAHQITHQAMVAAVASAATGQQVPGFPTAPTRVVIARPTPPQARPSHPGGPPVSGTLQGAGLGTNASLAQMVSGLVGQLLMQPVLVAQGSPGMASPPAPATASASAGTTNTATTAGPAPGGPAQPPPPQPSTADLQLSQLLGNLLAPAGPGAGAPGMASSPTITVAMPGVPAFLQGMTDFLQATQTAAPPPPPPPAPEQQASPPPGSPPGGAGSPGGLGPESLPPEFFTSVVQGVLSSLLGSLGARAGSSESIAAFIQRLSGSSNIFEPGADGALGFFGALLSLLCQNFSMVDVVMLLHGHFQPLQRLQPQLRAFFHQHYLGGQDPTPGNIRTATHTLINGLEEYVRESFSLVEVQPGVDIIRTNLEFLQEQFNSIAAHVLHCADSGFGARLLELCNQGLFECLALNLHCLGGQQMELAAVINGRIRRMSRGVNPSLVSWLTTMMGLRLQVVLEHMPVGPDAILRYVRRVGDPPQALPEEPMEVQGAERTSPEPQRENASPAPGTTAEEAMSRGPPPAPEGGSRDEQDGASADTEPWAAAVPPEWVPIIQQDIQSQRKVKPQPPLSDAYLSGMPAKRRKTMQGEGPQLLLSEAVSRAAKAAGARPLTSPESLSRDLEAPEVQESYRQQLRSDIQKRLQEDPNYSPQRFPNAHRAFADDP